A portion of the Cyanobium sp. PCC 7001 genome contains these proteins:
- a CDS encoding methyltransferase domain-containing protein has translation MRAESAELVRSLSVPLPTLWAGLERRTLRPEVMDQPGLDAAAHQAALRGLARINALTRTIGCFAPAVRRLARRLPGRPLRVLDVACGGGDTVRELVRLGRREGLVLEVHGCDLSPEAVALASRTARAEGLAAEFFQADALGAPLPGGYQLITCSLFLHHLGTAEAETLLRRMAAATEAQLLVHDLVRSRLDLLLTWAGTRLLSRSPVVHVDGPLSVGGAFRIEEVRALAAAAGLEGAELRRFWPERFLLSWCRPDRGAAEGLAAALQGAAGHHGEDSLAG, from the coding sequence TTGCGGGCTGAATCCGCCGAACTGGTCCGGTCCCTTTCCGTTCCCCTGCCCACGCTCTGGGCCGGGCTGGAGCGCCGCACACTTCGGCCCGAGGTGATGGATCAGCCCGGGCTCGATGCCGCCGCCCACCAGGCGGCGCTGCGGGGTCTGGCCAGGATCAATGCCCTCACCCGCACCATCGGCTGCTTCGCCCCCGCCGTGCGCCGTCTCGCCCGCCGCCTCCCCGGCAGGCCGTTGCGGGTGCTGGATGTGGCCTGCGGTGGTGGCGACACCGTGCGTGAGCTGGTGAGGCTGGGACGGCGGGAGGGTCTCGTTCTGGAGGTGCACGGCTGTGACCTCAGCCCGGAGGCCGTCGCCCTGGCCAGCCGCACGGCGCGGGCCGAGGGGCTGGCGGCGGAGTTCTTCCAGGCCGACGCCCTCGGCGCCCCCCTCCCCGGCGGATACCAGCTGATCACCTGCTCCCTGTTCCTGCACCACCTCGGCACGGCGGAGGCGGAAACGCTGCTGCGGCGGATGGCCGCAGCCACCGAGGCCCAGCTGCTCGTGCACGATCTGGTGCGCAGCCGCCTCGACCTGCTGCTCACCTGGGCCGGCACGCGGCTCCTGAGCCGATCGCCGGTGGTGCACGTGGACGGTCCCCTGTCGGTGGGTGGGGCATTCCGGATCGAGGAGGTGCGGGCGCTGGCGGCGGCGGCCGGCCTGGAGGGGGCCGAGCTGCGCCGCTTCTGGCCCGAACGCTTCCTGCTCTCCTGGTGCCGGCCCGACCGAGGTGCAGCCGAAGGCCTGGCAGCGGCCCTGCAGGGGGCAGCGGGCCATCACGGGGAGGACTCCCTTGCCGGTTGA